From the Nodularia sp. NIES-3585 genome, one window contains:
- a CDS encoding DUF4114 domain-containing protein, translated as MSIITTETENIVQTAEAQAANIIDANTIVNESGFTSIFGTDGDDELYAPVTGNVQVFGSAGDDILDATASQGQIILFGGLGNDTLIGGNNHTLYGDDGDDRLFAAGSIGGNKLYGGTGNNTLVVVEGSHNELYGGDGNDRLIVSDGGGFNRLYGDEGDDVLDASSGTGNNQLFGGSGNNRLIAGTATDELFGGEGDDQLFAANGGILRGGGGANTFYLANASIPTEYAVITDFQPGSDREALPSDRLVVAGLPELTGVKLILEDADTFVIGLLPDKEVPLAQLLGIQPTALVAGRNIFSQQQDGPLEPINIHIIDPVDPDPVDPDPVDPDPVDPDPVDPNFINLLPGNFEITDINFIDILRDTNLLERLAQDIPEAELYTPLLSFTIAPTSGSDPDIFSGKIQRAEVTFSERPSDAPDYNAFLKLIDGQFFISDFNPNAGLGAVLRDRDDNGNFDGATLFLKDNAQGDLNPTLGLISDFAVPVVIRVNQNSPLTVTVTNGQSDPLTAIFGTTFKFSVEGSTSSSQVLEAIFRDGTTQTLLTTLGDASMLPIGIDSILANLQSSLGTKDSDGRTVRFQMREIGTNAITELTIGEVTPTSFGLSGGMFNIDAEIIGATDVEIYTQQLEVNGERWKALSLRDLTPSPASSDNTITIQVEATLYREADFDNLVGFYLAERTTGAVVDPLTGLSVGDLGNRQEYLSAVRDNSVLTGSVANNQTGQFANNGEFEMLTSIDLSAHVLLPFLVANGNMNSIKSDFSNLYVTSIGTNFDRSNHVQLLGNNIFGFEDLSGGGDNDFDDMIVQVKGLSLV; from the coding sequence ATGAGTATAATAACGACAGAAACGGAAAACATTGTCCAGACAGCAGAGGCTCAAGCTGCTAACATTATTGACGCGAATACTATAGTCAATGAGTCAGGGTTTACCAGTATCTTTGGTACTGATGGTGATGATGAACTATATGCTCCCGTTACAGGAAATGTTCAGGTGTTTGGCTCGGCGGGTGATGACATTCTGGACGCTACTGCTTCCCAAGGGCAGATAATTTTATTTGGGGGTCTAGGCAACGACACGCTGATCGGTGGTAACAACCACACCCTCTACGGTGATGATGGGGATGATCGGTTATTTGCCGCAGGTAGTATTGGCGGGAATAAATTATATGGTGGCACTGGTAACAATACTCTCGTTGTAGTTGAAGGTAGCCATAATGAACTCTATGGTGGAGACGGTAATGATCGGCTGATAGTCTCAGATGGCGGTGGATTCAATCGTTTGTACGGGGACGAGGGGGACGATGTTCTAGATGCCTCTAGCGGTACTGGGAATAATCAACTGTTTGGCGGTTCTGGCAATAACCGCTTGATTGCAGGGACAGCTACCGATGAACTGTTTGGCGGTGAAGGCGATGATCAGCTTTTTGCTGCTAACGGCGGCATTCTTAGAGGGGGTGGGGGAGCGAATACTTTTTACCTCGCCAATGCCTCGATTCCCACTGAATATGCTGTAATTACAGACTTTCAACCAGGAAGCGATCGCGAAGCGCTGCCAAGCGATCGCCTTGTGGTTGCTGGTCTACCCGAACTCACCGGGGTAAAGCTGATTCTAGAGGATGCAGACACCTTTGTGATTGGCCTGTTGCCTGACAAAGAGGTACCCTTAGCCCAGCTTTTAGGTATCCAGCCGACGGCATTGGTAGCAGGTCGTAATATCTTTTCTCAACAGCAGGACGGTCCTCTAGAGCCTATAAATATTCACATAATTGACCCAGTTGACCCCGACCCAGTTGACCCTGACCCAGTTGACCCTGACCCAGTTGACCCCGACCCAGTTGACCCTAACTTCATTAACCTGCTTCCTGGTAATTTTGAAATCACTGATATTAATTTCATTGATATTCTCCGTGATACCAATCTTCTGGAGAGATTGGCACAGGACATTCCAGAGGCTGAGTTATATACACCACTGTTATCATTCACCATTGCTCCTACCTCTGGTTCTGACCCAGACATCTTTTCCGGTAAAATTCAGCGGGCAGAAGTGACCTTTAGTGAAAGACCGTCAGATGCTCCCGACTACAACGCCTTTTTGAAGCTGATTGACGGTCAGTTCTTCATTTCTGATTTCAATCCCAACGCTGGCTTAGGTGCAGTGTTGCGAGACCGGGATGATAATGGTAATTTTGATGGCGCGACGCTGTTCTTAAAAGACAATGCCCAGGGAGATTTAAATCCAACTCTTGGGTTGATTAGTGACTTTGCTGTGCCGGTGGTGATTAGAGTTAATCAGAATAGTCCCCTAACGGTGACTGTCACAAATGGTCAAAGCGATCCATTAACGGCAATCTTTGGTACTACCTTTAAATTTTCTGTAGAAGGCTCAACTTCCTCATCTCAGGTGTTGGAGGCTATTTTCCGAGATGGTACAACTCAAACGCTTCTCACCACTTTAGGCGATGCTTCCATGCTCCCTATCGGTATTGACTCGATCCTTGCCAATCTCCAGTCATCCCTGGGTACTAAGGACAGTGACGGCAGAACGGTGCGGTTTCAAATGCGGGAGATTGGGACTAATGCCATTACCGAGTTAACTATTGGAGAAGTGACTCCCACTAGCTTCGGGCTATCAGGTGGTATGTTCAACATTGATGCAGAAATTATTGGTGCAACTGATGTTGAAATTTATACTCAACAACTTGAAGTGAACGGTGAACGCTGGAAAGCCCTTAGCTTGAGAGACCTCACTCCTAGTCCTGCTTCTAGTGACAACACAATCACCATTCAAGTCGAAGCTACCCTGTACCGGGAAGCAGATTTTGATAATCTGGTGGGCTTTTATTTAGCGGAAAGAACTACAGGGGCAGTTGTTGATCCACTGACGGGTCTCAGTGTAGGTGACCTTGGTAATCGTCAGGAATACTTAAGTGCGGTGCGTGACAACTCGGTGCTGACTGGTAGCGTTGCCAATAACCAAACTGGACAGTTTGCCAACAATGGTGAATTTGAAATGCTTACCAGTATTGACCTATCTGCCCATGTCCTGCTGCCCTTCTTGGTAGCAAATGGCAATATGAATTCAATCAAATCAGACTTTAGTAACCTCTATGTGACCAGTATCGGCACTAACTTTGACCGCAGCAACCATGTACAATTGCTCGGTAACAACATCTTCGGCTTTGAGGATCTATCCGGGGGTGGCGACAACGATTTTGATGACATGATTGTTCAGGTAAAAGGACTCAGCTTGGTATGA
- a CDS encoding esterase-like activity of phytase family protein, protein MSKIQLNPLGTYATDIFDASAAEIVVHDPQTQRLFVVNASTPAVDVLDISDPTNPTKLFSLDPSAYGATANSVAVLNGIVAVAIDSVVATDPGSVVFFDTDGNFLNAVTVGALPDMLLFTPDGTKVLVANEGEPNSDYTIDPEGSVSIIDISGGITNLTQGNVTTADFRGFNDQKEALIAAGVRIFGPNATVGQDVEPEYIVVSSDSRTAYVALQENNAIGVVDIESGTVTDILPLGYKLHGVELFTFDRTTLPAFDGTTSVEPATSGEILLGGLSGMFFEGITDSGNLQFIGVPDRNPSSTRDTTGDGSNDARVFPFADAPTEIVRFEVDRNSRQITVTERVQLFREDGTTPVTRLPNLQGDDDGLTPIAPDGTVLDFDPYGADFEGVLRTDDGSYWLVDEYRPAIYHFNAEGILVNRFVAQGTAAQAGQPVGTFGSEVLPAEYALRTDNRGFEGLAYQDGKVFAFTQSPLNNPSAGNSEVIRIVELDVATSTTTGEYLYVLEGGQSDKIGDAVSLGEGTGEFLVIERDSAAGRDSIKNVFRINLAEATNLMTVDASILPAGATFDSLSAEELQALGINLVGKTLEVDLAKIGYDFVDKPEGLALIDAHTIAVLNDNDFESGPSVLGLIDLRSVNNPLDASDRDGGINITNYPNLYGTYHPDAIAITEINGQTYIVTANEGDARDYDGFSEEARVKDLVLDRDAFPHARELQADENLGRLTVTRANGISDGVFFQSNLTGAQEAVPVTTDASGSAVLKLNQDRTALSYELTVEGLDFGSILGLSPQTPDTADDVTMLHLHEAAAGANGSVVFGILSPNQDPDLSFTINQDGSTTLNGIWRESDPANKSLSEFVHTLTDANIGDEVELYFNVHTQGNPGGEIRGQLTSTLAYNELYAFGGRSFGIWDTEGNLVYDSGADFEQITAELFPDNFNSDHSETNFDNRSDNKGPEPEGVTIGEIDGRTYAFVGLERLGGVMTYDITNPAEAFFVNYTNNRDFDVASDSGLAGDLGAEGVIFIPAADSPNGEPLLVVGNEVSGTTTLFEITQSPFTLQLFHFADQEAAIPAFEDAPRFSAVLNALKAEDLDNDGVSGFDNTLILSSGDAYIPGLFLNASESAYGGVGRGDILIQNALGVQAMAFGNHEFDFGTEVVRDLIAGDTTTGFPGTAFPYLSSNLDFSTDTNLADLVVADAQAPQPNSIAGSVVIDVNGEKIGVVGATTPTLGAISSPGDVTINPQPFNGNPTSAQLDALAAEIQADVDALLVANPDINKVVLLSHMQQLAIEQQLATRLSHVDIIVAGGSNTRLVDETDRLRAGDTEQGTYPIFTTDADGKPVAVVNTDGNYKYLGRLVIDFDADGVIIPESYNPEISGAYATDAQGVADLGAEDLVDPQIQEIVDTLRDVVVQQEGNVFGISTVYLNGDRTGVRRQETNLGNLTADANLAIAKEVESEVVISLKNAGGIRNSIGRVVVPTGSTGEFETLPNEAVTDADGNIVKPEGGISENDIANALSFNNGLTLVTVTATELLALAEHAIASATSDDSATPGSFPQVAGFSFSFDLTREPGNRVLSLAIEDETGKDLDVVVTAGEIVGDPNRTFRMVTLSFLAGGGDGYPFPQGQSANRVDLTQSNDAPRTGNATFAPDGSEQDALAEYLFQNFLNTPFSEADTPRESDQRLQNLAFRADTVIDTVIEPLTFISGTPGTDNLMLTSAQSGFTVFTGDGDDEVEASQTSQAQIYGGGGDDTIFVGSETYASGGDGDDTLILGAQGATGGSVLDGGKGNDTLLVIEAAESNILLGGADNDNLQVAEGRGQMLFGGSSSDVLRSSPDGHNRLYGGSGDDTLYSTVGDRLFGGDGDDSLYAGQGGNNLLWGGAGADSFWLVVDGSLPHAPNVVKDFEIGVDRIGMGGITSNQVSFVNQNGNTLMQIGDTDIALLEGVSQTQLDLSNGQQFVFI, encoded by the coding sequence ATGTCTAAAATTCAACTGAATCCCCTGGGAACCTACGCAACTGACATCTTTGACGCTAGCGCTGCTGAAATAGTTGTCCATGATCCACAGACTCAACGACTGTTTGTAGTCAATGCCAGCACTCCAGCGGTAGATGTGCTAGATATTAGCGATCCTACTAATCCTACCAAGCTGTTTTCCCTTGATCCATCTGCCTATGGGGCGACCGCCAACAGTGTAGCGGTATTAAACGGCATCGTGGCGGTAGCTATTGATAGTGTTGTGGCTACAGATCCCGGCAGTGTGGTGTTCTTTGACACTGATGGTAATTTCCTGAATGCTGTGACAGTGGGAGCCTTGCCCGATATGCTGCTGTTCACCCCCGACGGCACCAAAGTACTGGTGGCAAACGAAGGGGAACCCAACAGTGATTACACCATCGATCCAGAGGGTTCTGTCAGTATTATTGATATTTCCGGCGGTATAACCAACCTCACTCAAGGTAACGTGACCACCGCCGACTTCAGAGGCTTTAATGACCAGAAAGAAGCCCTCATTGCCGCTGGAGTTCGCATTTTTGGCCCCAATGCTACCGTAGGTCAGGATGTAGAGCCAGAATACATTGTAGTTTCTAGTGATTCTCGCACCGCCTACGTAGCCCTTCAAGAAAATAACGCCATTGGGGTAGTAGATATTGAGTCTGGTACAGTCACTGATATTCTACCCCTTGGTTATAAGCTCCACGGTGTCGAGTTGTTTACCTTTGACCGCACTACCCTACCTGCCTTTGATGGCACCACTAGCGTAGAACCTGCCACCAGTGGGGAGATTTTGCTGGGTGGCTTGTCTGGGATGTTCTTTGAAGGCATCACTGATTCGGGAAATCTCCAGTTTATTGGTGTACCCGATCGCAATCCCTCCAGCACCCGCGATACTACAGGAGATGGTAGCAATGATGCGCGGGTATTTCCCTTTGCTGATGCGCCCACAGAAATAGTCCGCTTTGAGGTAGATCGCAACAGTCGCCAAATCACTGTCACCGAACGTGTCCAACTCTTCCGCGAGGATGGCACAACGCCAGTTACCCGCCTACCCAACTTGCAGGGCGATGATGATGGTTTAACGCCCATTGCTCCTGACGGTACTGTACTGGACTTCGACCCCTACGGTGCTGATTTTGAAGGGGTGTTGCGTACTGATGATGGCAGTTATTGGCTGGTAGACGAATATCGCCCCGCCATTTACCACTTCAACGCTGAAGGCATTTTGGTTAATCGCTTCGTAGCCCAGGGTACGGCGGCACAAGCTGGGCAACCAGTAGGGACTTTTGGTTCAGAAGTTCTACCTGCTGAATACGCCCTACGTACCGATAACCGAGGCTTTGAGGGGCTAGCCTACCAAGATGGTAAGGTTTTTGCCTTTACCCAAAGTCCTCTAAACAACCCTAGTGCTGGCAACTCAGAAGTAATTCGGATTGTGGAACTGGATGTGGCTACCTCAACCACTACAGGTGAATACCTCTACGTACTAGAAGGCGGTCAAAGCGACAAAATTGGCGATGCAGTTTCACTAGGAGAGGGTACTGGCGAATTTCTCGTAATTGAGCGAGACTCGGCAGCAGGTCGCGATTCCATTAAAAATGTCTTCCGCATTAATCTGGCAGAAGCTACCAATTTGATGACTGTAGATGCCAGCATACTGCCTGCTGGGGCGACCTTTGACAGCTTGTCTGCGGAGGAATTACAAGCCTTGGGCATTAATCTCGTGGGGAAAACCCTAGAAGTGGATTTAGCCAAGATTGGCTATGACTTTGTGGATAAGCCTGAAGGGTTGGCTTTAATTGATGCCCACACCATTGCTGTCCTCAATGACAATGACTTTGAGTCTGGGCCTTCAGTATTGGGATTGATTGACTTACGTAGTGTAAATAATCCTCTGGATGCGAGCGATCGCGATGGGGGTATCAACATCACCAACTATCCTAATCTGTATGGTACATACCACCCAGATGCAATTGCTATCACCGAAATTAACGGTCAGACCTACATCGTCACTGCCAACGAAGGGGATGCTCGCGACTACGACGGATTCAGTGAAGAGGCTAGGGTAAAGGACTTGGTACTCGACCGCGATGCCTTCCCCCACGCCCGTGAACTCCAAGCTGATGAAAATCTGGGTCGCTTGACAGTCACCAGAGCCAACGGCATTAGTGATGGAGTATTCTTTCAGTCCAACCTGACTGGCGCTCAGGAAGCGGTTCCTGTCACCACTGACGCTAGTGGTAGTGCCGTTCTGAAGCTGAACCAAGACCGCACCGCCCTAAGCTACGAGTTGACCGTCGAGGGTCTGGACTTTGGCTCCATTTTAGGCTTAAGTCCTCAAACCCCTGATACGGCCGATGATGTCACCATGCTGCATTTACATGAAGCAGCAGCAGGGGCAAATGGTTCGGTGGTTTTCGGAATTTTAAGCCCTAACCAAGACCCGGATCTGAGCTTCACCATTAATCAGGATGGTTCCACTACCCTTAATGGCATCTGGCGGGAAAGTGACCCAGCCAACAAATCTCTGAGCGAATTTGTCCACACTTTAACCGATGCCAATATTGGTGATGAAGTGGAACTATACTTCAATGTCCACACTCAGGGAAATCCTGGGGGTGAAATTCGCGGACAACTAACTTCTACCCTAGCTTACAACGAGCTATACGCCTTTGGTGGGCGCTCTTTCGGCATCTGGGATACTGAAGGAAATCTGGTCTACGACAGTGGTGCGGACTTTGAGCAAATCACCGCCGAGCTATTTCCTGACAACTTCAACTCCGACCACAGCGAAACCAACTTTGATAACCGCAGCGATAACAAGGGACCCGAACCGGAAGGGGTGACCATTGGTGAAATCGACGGACGCACCTATGCCTTTGTGGGTCTGGAGCGCCTGGGCGGCGTAATGACTTACGACATTACCAATCCGGCTGAGGCATTCTTTGTAAACTACACCAACAACCGCGACTTTGATGTTGCTTCTGATTCGGGACTGGCTGGGGATTTGGGTGCTGAGGGTGTGATTTTTATCCCTGCCGCAGATAGCCCTAATGGTGAACCTCTGCTAGTGGTGGGCAATGAAGTCAGTGGTACTACGACCCTGTTTGAAATTACTCAGTCGCCCTTCACTCTGCAATTGTTCCATTTTGCCGACCAGGAAGCAGCTATTCCCGCTTTTGAGGACGCGCCTCGCTTCTCGGCGGTACTGAATGCCCTCAAAGCAGAGGATCTTGATAATGACGGTGTATCTGGCTTCGACAATACCCTAATTCTTTCTTCGGGCGATGCCTATATTCCTGGTCTGTTCCTGAATGCTTCTGAATCCGCTTATGGTGGTGTAGGCCGGGGCGACATTTTGATTCAGAATGCCTTGGGAGTACAAGCCATGGCCTTTGGTAACCACGAGTTTGACTTTGGTACGGAGGTAGTCAGAGATTTGATTGCCGGGGATACAACAACTGGCTTCCCTGGAACTGCCTTCCCTTATCTGAGTTCTAACCTGGACTTCAGCACCGATACTAACCTAGCTGATCTGGTGGTTGCTGATGCCCAAGCTCCTCAACCGAATAGCATTGCGGGCAGTGTGGTAATTGATGTCAATGGCGAAAAGATTGGGGTAGTTGGAGCTACCACGCCAACTCTGGGTGCTATCTCTAGTCCGGGAGATGTCACTATTAATCCCCAGCCCTTCAATGGCAATCCTACCTCTGCCCAACTCGATGCTCTGGCGGCTGAGATTCAAGCTGATGTTGATGCCCTGTTAGTGGCTAACCCTGATATCAATAAGGTGGTGTTACTCTCTCATATGCAGCAGTTAGCCATTGAGCAGCAGTTGGCAACCCGACTAAGCCATGTGGATATTATTGTGGCTGGTGGTTCCAACACCCGCTTAGTGGATGAAACCGACCGCCTCCGGGCTGGGGATACAGAGCAAGGAACCTATCCGATCTTCACAACCGATGCCGATGGTAAACCCGTCGCCGTAGTGAATACCGATGGTAACTACAAATACCTGGGTCGCTTAGTTATCGATTTTGATGCCGATGGCGTGATTATTCCCGAAAGCTATAACCCAGAAATCAGTGGGGCTTATGCCACCGATGCTCAGGGAGTGGCAGATTTGGGGGCTGAGGATCTGGTTGATCCGCAAATTCAAGAAATTGTGGATACCCTGCGTGATGTGGTTGTGCAGCAGGAAGGCAATGTCTTTGGAATCAGCACAGTATATCTCAATGGCGATCGCACCGGTGTGCGCCGACAGGAAACCAACTTGGGCAACCTTACCGCCGATGCTAACTTGGCGATCGCCAAGGAAGTAGAGTCGGAAGTGGTGATTTCCCTGAAAAATGCTGGTGGCATCCGCAACAGCATTGGCAGAGTAGTTGTACCTACAGGCAGCACCGGGGAATTTGAAACCTTACCCAACGAAGCCGTCACAGATGCTGACGGTAATATTGTCAAGCCTGAAGGTGGAATTTCTGAAAACGATATTGCCAACGCTCTCAGTTTCAATAATGGCTTGACATTGGTGACCGTGACTGCAACAGAACTTTTAGCTTTGGCAGAACACGCGATCGCCTCTGCAACCTCAGATGATTCCGCAACTCCGGGAAGTTTCCCTCAAGTTGCTGGGTTCTCCTTTAGCTTCGACCTCACCCGTGAACCAGGTAACCGCGTTCTCTCTCTAGCTATTGAAGATGAAACCGGTAAAGACTTGGACGTAGTAGTTACAGCAGGCGAAATCGTCGGTGACCCCAACCGTACTTTCCGGATGGTTACCCTCAGTTTCTTAGCTGGTGGCGGTGATGGCTATCCTTTCCCCCAAGGCCAAAGCGCCAACCGAGTAGATTTAACCCAGTCCAACGATGCGCCCCGCACTGGCAATGCCACCTTTGCCCCCGATGGCAGTGAGCAAGATGCCTTAGCAGAGTACCTATTCCAAAACTTCCTGAATACACCATTTAGTGAAGCAGATACCCCTCGTGAGTCCGATCAACGACTCCAAAACCTAGCCTTCCGAGCCGATACAGTCATCGATACCGTCATCGAACCCCTCACGTTTATTAGCGGCACTCCTGGTACTGATAACCTGATGTTAACCAGCGCTCAATCTGGATTCACTGTCTTCACAGGCGATGGCGATGACGAGGTGGAAGCAAGTCAGACCTCTCAGGCGCAGATATACGGCGGCGGGGGCGACGATACCATTTTCGTTGGTAGCGAAACTTATGCCAGTGGTGGAGACGGCGATGACACTTTGATCCTCGGCGCACAAGGTGCTACTGGTGGCAGTGTGCTAGATGGCGGTAAGGGTAATGACACCCTCCTAGTGATTGAGGCTGCTGAGTCTAACATCCTGCTAGGGGGTGCTGACAATGACAACCTCCAGGTTGCCGAAGGACGTGGGCAAATGCTCTTTGGTGGTTCAAGTAGTGATGTACTGCGTTCTAGCCCCGACGGTCATAATCGCCTCTACGGTGGCTCTGGTGATGACACATTGTACTCCACAGTAGGCGATCGCTTGTTTGGTGGTGATGGCGATGATAGCCTCTACGCCGGACAAGGAGGTAACAATTTACTCTGGGGTGGTGCAGGAGCAGATAGCTTCTGGCTAGTGGTTGATGGTTCCTTACCCCATGCCCCCAATGTAGTCAAGGACTTTGAGATAGGAGTAGACCGCATCGGTATGGGTGGAATTACATCTAACCAAGTAAGTTTTGTGAATCAGAACGGCAATACCCTGATGCAAATTGGCGATACCGACATAGCCCTGCTGGAAGGGGTGAGCCAAACTCAGCTTGACCTCAGTAATGGGCAGCAGTTTGTCTTCATCTAA